In Corvus hawaiiensis isolate bCorHaw1 chromosome 33, bCorHaw1.pri.cur, whole genome shotgun sequence, one genomic interval encodes:
- the LOC125318956 gene encoding serine/threonine-protein kinase pim-1-like — MSADSGQEKAKRSAGAAPAVCEHAWLLGTIASPWLRLARPRPRPRPRPRLLPGPAGDTGGAAAPAASAASSPLRSPPLLSAAAGPEPPVSASKEPTCGDGRPGAVERRSGAVPGPGPSADGRVSPAGKAQQGLKERYRLGSLLGRGGFGSVLAATRLSDGAPVAIKRVPRNRIHHWGQLPDGTRAPLEIVLLDKVSAGFPGIVQLHEWLELPSNVVMVLERPERSQDLLHFIWARGFLCEEVAWHLFRQVLEAVRHCTSCGVLHRDIKPENILVDLATGQAKLIDFGCGTYLQAAAYTSFAGTPSYSPPEWTHLGWYHGEAATVWSLGIVLHQMVCGEHPFRRGWNSTWGRLSLPRRLSPECQDVIRRCLSVLSSERPSLEDLSCDPWMQDIRVP, encoded by the exons atgagcgctgacagtggccaggaaaaagccaagcgctctGCTGGCGCGGCCCCAGCGGTGTGCGAGCA CGCCTGGCTCCTGGGCACCATCGCCAGCCCCTGGCTCCGGCTggcccgaccccgaccccggccccggccccggcctcgGCTCCTCCCGGGGCCCGCCGGGGACACaggcggcgcggccgctcccgccgcctccgcaGCGTCTTCCCCGCTCCGAAGTCCGCCGCTCTTGAgcgcggccgccggccccgagCCGCCGGTGTCCGCTTCAAAAGAGCCAACATGTGGGGAtggccggcccggggcggttgAGCGGCGCTCGGGGGCCGTTCCTGGCCCCGGGCCGAGCGCTGACGGCCGCGTCTCGCCGGCAGGGAAGGcgcagcagggcctgaaggagcggTACCGGCTGGGTTCGCTGCTGGGGCGCGGCGGCTTCGGCAGCGTCTTGGCGGCGACGCGGCTCTCGGACGGCGCCCCG gtggccatcaaacgGGTGCCACGGAACCGCATCCACCATTGGGGccagctg cccgaCGGCACCCGAGCACCACTGGAGATcgtgctgctggacaaggtgtCCGCTGGCTTCCCCGGCATCGTCCAGCTCCACGAGTGGCTGGAGCTCCCCAGCAACGTGGTGATGGTGCTGGAGCGCCCGGAGCGGTCTCAGGACCTCCTGCACTTCATTTGGGCACGGGGCTTCCTGTGCGAGGAGGTGGCGTGGCACCTGTTCcgccaggtgctggaggccgtgcggcactgcaccagctgcggGGTCCTGCACCGGGACATCAAACCAGAGAACATCCTGGTTGACCTGGCCACCGGGCAGGCCAAACTCATCGACTTTGGCTGTGGCACCTACCTGCAAGCCGCAGCCTACACCAGCTTTGCAG GAACACCGTCCTACAGCCCCCCGGAATGGACGCACCTCGGCTGGTACCACGGCGAGGCAGCGAccgtctggtccctgggcatcgtGCTGCACCAGATGGTCTGCGGGGAGCACCCtttcaggaggggctggaacagcacCTGGGGCCGGCTCTCGCTCCCACGACGGCTCTCTCCAG AGTGCCAGGATGTCATCCGACGGTGTTTATCCGTGCTCTCCTCGGAAAGGCCCTCATTAGAAGACCTGTCCTGTGATCCTTGGATGCAGGATATTCGCGTGCCgtag